A window from Rhea pennata isolate bPtePen1 chromosome 1, bPtePen1.pri, whole genome shotgun sequence encodes these proteins:
- the IRF5 gene encoding interferon regulatory factor 5 isoform X2, with protein sequence MVTRRRPGRGRSRRRLRFPFRAAPSRAEPSRSRPVPSRPVPSTARPGPARRDERPAAPRAPAALAAGAGGQRPLPGAALAGRRAAALLHPVAPRHAAPARPPRRGHRLQGLGAGDGQVHGGAGRARPGQVEGEPALRAQQEPRLPPALRRHQGHPAAALQGLRGVRGGGRQRRDTLGAPCPVRAPLSLADALAEDDYCCVEEEDVNQLQKMMSLSIEDPQHGADLLPPCPWPKEETPFGSTGGEGPFVPLAPPALLPTEAPGALGPPPACPVPHAEQFIPSLLVSPHMLPLTDLEIKFQYRGRQVCALTISNPHGCRLFHSSLEPTQEQVELFGPLTLEQVRFPATDAIPNEKQRFYTHQLLDALDRGLILELQGQDLFAIRLCQCKVFWTGPCASDHAGPNPIEREKKTKLFSLEGFLNGLILFQKGQTTTPPPFEIFFCFGEEWPDQKPKEKKLITVQVVPVAARLLLEMFSGELSWSADSIPLQISHPDLKDRMVEQFKELHQLWQNQQRLPPAQPPGAAWALPQ encoded by the exons ATGGTAACGAGGCGCCGCCCCGGGCggggccgctcccgccgccgcctccgcttCCCCTTtcgggccgcgccgagccgcgccgagccgagccggtcccgtcccgtcccgtcccgtcccgtcccgtccacggcccggcccggcccggcccgtcgCGATGAGCGCCCAGCCGCGCCGCGTGCGCCTgcggccctggctgctggcGCAGGTGGACAGCGGCCGCTTCCCGGGGCTGCGCTGGCTGGACGCCGAGCGGCAGCTCTTCTGCATCCCGTGGCGCCACGCCACGCGGCACCTGCCCGCCCGCCACGACGAGGACACCGTCTTCAAG GCCTGGGCGCAGGAGACGGGCAAGTTCACGGCGGGGCTGGACGAGCCCGACCCGGCCAAGTGGAAGGCGAACCTGCGCTGCGCGCTCAACAAGAGCCGCGACTTCCGCCTGCGCTACGACGGCACCAAGGACACCCCGCTGCAGCCCTACAAGGTCTACGAGGTGTGCGAggcggcggccggcagcgcAG GGACACCCTGGGGGCCCCGTGCCCCGTACGAGCCCCTCTCTCCCTTGCAGATGCCCTGGCCGAGGATGACTACTGCTGCGTCGAGGAGGAGGACGTGAACCAG CTCCAGAAAATGATGTCCCTGAGCATTGAGG ACCCCCAGCACGGCGCCGACCTGCTGCCCCCCTGCCCCTGGCCCAAGGAGGAGACCCCCTTCGGCAGCACCGGCGGCGAGGGGCCCTTCGTGCCGCTGGCTCCCCCGGCGCTGCTGCCCACGGAGGCGCCGGGCGCCCTGGGGCCCCCACCTGCCTGCCCGGTGCCCCACGCCGAGCAGTTCATCCCCAGCCTGCTCGTCAGCCCCCACATGCTGCCGC TGACCGACCTGGAGATCAAGTTCCAGTACCGGGGCCGGCAGGTCTGCGCGCTCACCATCAGCAACCCCCACGGCTGCcgcctcttccacagcagccTGGAGCCCACGCAGGAGCAGGTGGAGCTCTTCGGGCCGCTGACGCTGGAGCAGGTCCGCTTCCCCGCCACCGACGCCATCCCCAACGAGAAGCAGCGCTTCTACACCCACCAGCTCCTGGACGCGCTCGACCGCGGGCTCAtcctggagctgcagggccAGGACCTCTTCGCCATCCGCCTGTGCCAGTGCAAGGTCTTCTGGACGGGGCCCTGCGCCTCCGACCACGCCGGCCCCAACCCCATCGAACGGGAGAAGAAGACGAAGCTCTTCAGCCTCGAGGGCTTTCTCAATG GCCTCATCCTGTTCCAGAAGGGCCAGACCACCACGCCGCCCCCCTTCGAGATCTTCTTCTGCTTCGGCGAGGAATGGCCGGACCAGAAGCCCAAGGAGAAAAAGCTCATCACGGTGCAG GTGGTGCCAGTGGCGGCGCggctgctgctggagatgtTCTCCGGCGAGCTGTCGTGGTCGGCCGACAGCATCCCGCTGCAGATCTCCCACCCCGACCTCAAGGACAGGATGGTGGAGCAGTTCAAGGAGCTGCACCAGCTCTGGCAGAACCAGCAGCGCCTGCCGCCCGCGcagccgcccggcgccgcctgGGCCCTGCCGCAGTGa
- the IRF5 gene encoding interferon regulatory factor 5 isoform X1, whose translation MVTRRRPGRGRSRRRLRFPFRAAPSRAEPSRSRPVPSRPVPSTARPGPARRDERPAAPRAPAALAAGAGGQRPLPGAALAGRRAAALLHPVAPRHAAPARPPRRGHRLQGLGAGDGQVHGGAGRARPGQVEGEPALRAQQEPRLPPALRRHQGHPAAALQGLRGVRGGGRQRRDTLGAPCPVRAPLSLADALAEDDYCCVEEEDVNQVPGGQGSPGCPEPGLWGTGSPPTSCSLPLQLQKMMSLSIEDPQHGADLLPPCPWPKEETPFGSTGGEGPFVPLAPPALLPTEAPGALGPPPACPVPHAEQFIPSLLVSPHMLPLTDLEIKFQYRGRQVCALTISNPHGCRLFHSSLEPTQEQVELFGPLTLEQVRFPATDAIPNEKQRFYTHQLLDALDRGLILELQGQDLFAIRLCQCKVFWTGPCASDHAGPNPIEREKKTKLFSLEGFLNGLILFQKGQTTTPPPFEIFFCFGEEWPDQKPKEKKLITVQVVPVAARLLLEMFSGELSWSADSIPLQISHPDLKDRMVEQFKELHQLWQNQQRLPPAQPPGAAWALPQ comes from the exons ATGGTAACGAGGCGCCGCCCCGGGCggggccgctcccgccgccgcctccgcttCCCCTTtcgggccgcgccgagccgcgccgagccgagccggtcccgtcccgtcccgtcccgtcccgtcccgtccacggcccggcccggcccggcccgtcgCGATGAGCGCCCAGCCGCGCCGCGTGCGCCTgcggccctggctgctggcGCAGGTGGACAGCGGCCGCTTCCCGGGGCTGCGCTGGCTGGACGCCGAGCGGCAGCTCTTCTGCATCCCGTGGCGCCACGCCACGCGGCACCTGCCCGCCCGCCACGACGAGGACACCGTCTTCAAG GCCTGGGCGCAGGAGACGGGCAAGTTCACGGCGGGGCTGGACGAGCCCGACCCGGCCAAGTGGAAGGCGAACCTGCGCTGCGCGCTCAACAAGAGCCGCGACTTCCGCCTGCGCTACGACGGCACCAAGGACACCCCGCTGCAGCCCTACAAGGTCTACGAGGTGTGCGAggcggcggccggcagcgcAG GGACACCCTGGGGGCCCCGTGCCCCGTACGAGCCCCTCTCTCCCTTGCAGATGCCCTGGCCGAGGATGACTACTGCTGCGTCGAGGAGGAGGACGTGAACCAGGTACCCGGGGGTCAGGGGAGCCCCGGGTGCCCCGAgccagggctgtggggcaccGGGTCCCCGCCGACgtcctgctctctgcccctgcAGCTCCAGAAAATGATGTCCCTGAGCATTGAGG ACCCCCAGCACGGCGCCGACCTGCTGCCCCCCTGCCCCTGGCCCAAGGAGGAGACCCCCTTCGGCAGCACCGGCGGCGAGGGGCCCTTCGTGCCGCTGGCTCCCCCGGCGCTGCTGCCCACGGAGGCGCCGGGCGCCCTGGGGCCCCCACCTGCCTGCCCGGTGCCCCACGCCGAGCAGTTCATCCCCAGCCTGCTCGTCAGCCCCCACATGCTGCCGC TGACCGACCTGGAGATCAAGTTCCAGTACCGGGGCCGGCAGGTCTGCGCGCTCACCATCAGCAACCCCCACGGCTGCcgcctcttccacagcagccTGGAGCCCACGCAGGAGCAGGTGGAGCTCTTCGGGCCGCTGACGCTGGAGCAGGTCCGCTTCCCCGCCACCGACGCCATCCCCAACGAGAAGCAGCGCTTCTACACCCACCAGCTCCTGGACGCGCTCGACCGCGGGCTCAtcctggagctgcagggccAGGACCTCTTCGCCATCCGCCTGTGCCAGTGCAAGGTCTTCTGGACGGGGCCCTGCGCCTCCGACCACGCCGGCCCCAACCCCATCGAACGGGAGAAGAAGACGAAGCTCTTCAGCCTCGAGGGCTTTCTCAATG GCCTCATCCTGTTCCAGAAGGGCCAGACCACCACGCCGCCCCCCTTCGAGATCTTCTTCTGCTTCGGCGAGGAATGGCCGGACCAGAAGCCCAAGGAGAAAAAGCTCATCACGGTGCAG GTGGTGCCAGTGGCGGCGCggctgctgctggagatgtTCTCCGGCGAGCTGTCGTGGTCGGCCGACAGCATCCCGCTGCAGATCTCCCACCCCGACCTCAAGGACAGGATGGTGGAGCAGTTCAAGGAGCTGCACCAGCTCTGGCAGAACCAGCAGCGCCTGCCGCCCGCGcagccgcccggcgccgcctgGGCCCTGCCGCAGTGa
- the IRF5 gene encoding interferon regulatory factor 5 isoform X3 — MSAQPRRVRLRPWLLAQVDSGRFPGLRWLDAERQLFCIPWRHATRHLPARHDEDTVFKAWAQETGKFTAGLDEPDPAKWKANLRCALNKSRDFRLRYDGTKDTPLQPYKVYEVCEAAAGSADALAEDDYCCVEEEDVNQVPGGQGSPGCPEPGLWGTGSPPTSCSLPLQLQKMMSLSIEDPQHGADLLPPCPWPKEETPFGSTGGEGPFVPLAPPALLPTEAPGALGPPPACPVPHAEQFIPSLLVSPHMLPLTDLEIKFQYRGRQVCALTISNPHGCRLFHSSLEPTQEQVELFGPLTLEQVRFPATDAIPNEKQRFYTHQLLDALDRGLILELQGQDLFAIRLCQCKVFWTGPCASDHAGPNPIEREKKTKLFSLEGFLNGLILFQKGQTTTPPPFEIFFCFGEEWPDQKPKEKKLITVQVVPVAARLLLEMFSGELSWSADSIPLQISHPDLKDRMVEQFKELHQLWQNQQRLPPAQPPGAAWALPQ; from the exons ATGAGCGCCCAGCCGCGCCGCGTGCGCCTgcggccctggctgctggcGCAGGTGGACAGCGGCCGCTTCCCGGGGCTGCGCTGGCTGGACGCCGAGCGGCAGCTCTTCTGCATCCCGTGGCGCCACGCCACGCGGCACCTGCCCGCCCGCCACGACGAGGACACCGTCTTCAAG GCCTGGGCGCAGGAGACGGGCAAGTTCACGGCGGGGCTGGACGAGCCCGACCCGGCCAAGTGGAAGGCGAACCTGCGCTGCGCGCTCAACAAGAGCCGCGACTTCCGCCTGCGCTACGACGGCACCAAGGACACCCCGCTGCAGCCCTACAAGGTCTACGAGGTGTGCGAggcggcggccggcagcgcAG ATGCCCTGGCCGAGGATGACTACTGCTGCGTCGAGGAGGAGGACGTGAACCAGGTACCCGGGGGTCAGGGGAGCCCCGGGTGCCCCGAgccagggctgtggggcaccGGGTCCCCGCCGACgtcctgctctctgcccctgcAGCTCCAGAAAATGATGTCCCTGAGCATTGAGG ACCCCCAGCACGGCGCCGACCTGCTGCCCCCCTGCCCCTGGCCCAAGGAGGAGACCCCCTTCGGCAGCACCGGCGGCGAGGGGCCCTTCGTGCCGCTGGCTCCCCCGGCGCTGCTGCCCACGGAGGCGCCGGGCGCCCTGGGGCCCCCACCTGCCTGCCCGGTGCCCCACGCCGAGCAGTTCATCCCCAGCCTGCTCGTCAGCCCCCACATGCTGCCGC TGACCGACCTGGAGATCAAGTTCCAGTACCGGGGCCGGCAGGTCTGCGCGCTCACCATCAGCAACCCCCACGGCTGCcgcctcttccacagcagccTGGAGCCCACGCAGGAGCAGGTGGAGCTCTTCGGGCCGCTGACGCTGGAGCAGGTCCGCTTCCCCGCCACCGACGCCATCCCCAACGAGAAGCAGCGCTTCTACACCCACCAGCTCCTGGACGCGCTCGACCGCGGGCTCAtcctggagctgcagggccAGGACCTCTTCGCCATCCGCCTGTGCCAGTGCAAGGTCTTCTGGACGGGGCCCTGCGCCTCCGACCACGCCGGCCCCAACCCCATCGAACGGGAGAAGAAGACGAAGCTCTTCAGCCTCGAGGGCTTTCTCAATG GCCTCATCCTGTTCCAGAAGGGCCAGACCACCACGCCGCCCCCCTTCGAGATCTTCTTCTGCTTCGGCGAGGAATGGCCGGACCAGAAGCCCAAGGAGAAAAAGCTCATCACGGTGCAG GTGGTGCCAGTGGCGGCGCggctgctgctggagatgtTCTCCGGCGAGCTGTCGTGGTCGGCCGACAGCATCCCGCTGCAGATCTCCCACCCCGACCTCAAGGACAGGATGGTGGAGCAGTTCAAGGAGCTGCACCAGCTCTGGCAGAACCAGCAGCGCCTGCCGCCCGCGcagccgcccggcgccgcctgGGCCCTGCCGCAGTGa
- the IRF5 gene encoding interferon regulatory factor 5 isoform X4 codes for MSAQPRRVRLRPWLLAQVDSGRFPGLRWLDAERQLFCIPWRHATRHLPARHDEDTVFKAWAQETGKFTAGLDEPDPAKWKANLRCALNKSRDFRLRYDGTKDTPLQPYKVYEVCEAAAGSADALAEDDYCCVEEEDVNQLQKMMSLSIEDPQHGADLLPPCPWPKEETPFGSTGGEGPFVPLAPPALLPTEAPGALGPPPACPVPHAEQFIPSLLVSPHMLPLTDLEIKFQYRGRQVCALTISNPHGCRLFHSSLEPTQEQVELFGPLTLEQVRFPATDAIPNEKQRFYTHQLLDALDRGLILELQGQDLFAIRLCQCKVFWTGPCASDHAGPNPIEREKKTKLFSLEGFLNGLILFQKGQTTTPPPFEIFFCFGEEWPDQKPKEKKLITVQVVPVAARLLLEMFSGELSWSADSIPLQISHPDLKDRMVEQFKELHQLWQNQQRLPPAQPPGAAWALPQ; via the exons ATGAGCGCCCAGCCGCGCCGCGTGCGCCTgcggccctggctgctggcGCAGGTGGACAGCGGCCGCTTCCCGGGGCTGCGCTGGCTGGACGCCGAGCGGCAGCTCTTCTGCATCCCGTGGCGCCACGCCACGCGGCACCTGCCCGCCCGCCACGACGAGGACACCGTCTTCAAG GCCTGGGCGCAGGAGACGGGCAAGTTCACGGCGGGGCTGGACGAGCCCGACCCGGCCAAGTGGAAGGCGAACCTGCGCTGCGCGCTCAACAAGAGCCGCGACTTCCGCCTGCGCTACGACGGCACCAAGGACACCCCGCTGCAGCCCTACAAGGTCTACGAGGTGTGCGAggcggcggccggcagcgcAG ATGCCCTGGCCGAGGATGACTACTGCTGCGTCGAGGAGGAGGACGTGAACCAG CTCCAGAAAATGATGTCCCTGAGCATTGAGG ACCCCCAGCACGGCGCCGACCTGCTGCCCCCCTGCCCCTGGCCCAAGGAGGAGACCCCCTTCGGCAGCACCGGCGGCGAGGGGCCCTTCGTGCCGCTGGCTCCCCCGGCGCTGCTGCCCACGGAGGCGCCGGGCGCCCTGGGGCCCCCACCTGCCTGCCCGGTGCCCCACGCCGAGCAGTTCATCCCCAGCCTGCTCGTCAGCCCCCACATGCTGCCGC TGACCGACCTGGAGATCAAGTTCCAGTACCGGGGCCGGCAGGTCTGCGCGCTCACCATCAGCAACCCCCACGGCTGCcgcctcttccacagcagccTGGAGCCCACGCAGGAGCAGGTGGAGCTCTTCGGGCCGCTGACGCTGGAGCAGGTCCGCTTCCCCGCCACCGACGCCATCCCCAACGAGAAGCAGCGCTTCTACACCCACCAGCTCCTGGACGCGCTCGACCGCGGGCTCAtcctggagctgcagggccAGGACCTCTTCGCCATCCGCCTGTGCCAGTGCAAGGTCTTCTGGACGGGGCCCTGCGCCTCCGACCACGCCGGCCCCAACCCCATCGAACGGGAGAAGAAGACGAAGCTCTTCAGCCTCGAGGGCTTTCTCAATG GCCTCATCCTGTTCCAGAAGGGCCAGACCACCACGCCGCCCCCCTTCGAGATCTTCTTCTGCTTCGGCGAGGAATGGCCGGACCAGAAGCCCAAGGAGAAAAAGCTCATCACGGTGCAG GTGGTGCCAGTGGCGGCGCggctgctgctggagatgtTCTCCGGCGAGCTGTCGTGGTCGGCCGACAGCATCCCGCTGCAGATCTCCCACCCCGACCTCAAGGACAGGATGGTGGAGCAGTTCAAGGAGCTGCACCAGCTCTGGCAGAACCAGCAGCGCCTGCCGCCCGCGcagccgcccggcgccgcctgGGCCCTGCCGCAGTGa